One Spodoptera frugiperda isolate SF20-4 chromosome 30, AGI-APGP_CSIRO_Sfru_2.0, whole genome shotgun sequence genomic window carries:
- the LOC118269569 gene encoding anionic antimicrobial peptide 2 — MNKLFIVFLAVCLVSVHAFVKRDAPAAGNNYMETLQKQMEEFAKTVNNQMSQAFDPDTIKKNFNELVDNATKTINQMKAAGQPKAA, encoded by the exons atgaacaAGCTCTTCATTGTTTTTCTGGCTGTATGCCTTGTCAGC GTTCACGCTTTCGTGAAACGTGACGCTCCTGCCGCTGGCAACAACTACATGGAGACACTACAAAAGCAGATGGAAGAATTCGCAAAGACTGTCAACAACCAAATGTCACAAGCCTTCGACCCTGACACCATCAAGAAGAACTTCAACGAATTAGTTGATAATGCTACTAAGACC ATCAACCAGATGAAAGCTGCTGGCCAACCCAAAGCGGCCTAA
- the LOC118269847 gene encoding uncharacterized protein LOC118269847 — protein sequence MNKLLIVLLAVCLVSVHAFVKRDAPAAAPSPSADIQQQLEKIAASAKSFGENVSKSVSEALDPEKIKQQFNEMVNAASKAIDSLKPKDAAKPAA from the exons ATGAACAAACTCCTCATTGTCCTTTTGGCCGTGTGCCTCGTCAGC GTTCACGCTTTCGTGAAACGCGATGCCCCCGCGGCAGCCCCATCACCATCAGCAGACATTCAACAACAATTGGAGAAGATTGCCGCAAGCGCGAAGAGTTTCGGTGAAAATGTATCGAAATCAGTTTCCGAGGCTTTGGACCCCGAAAAGATAAAACAGCAATTCAATGAGATGGTGAATGCTGCATCCAAAGCG aTTGACAGCTTGAAGCCCAAAGATGCCGCCAAACCCGCTGCGTAA
- the LOC118269848 gene encoding anionic antimicrobial peptide 2 — MNKLLIVLLAVCLVGTHAFVKRDAPAGENQLENIQKQLQEFSKNFNNQMASTFDPDTMKRNLNQFAESINKAMSDMKNKPPAA, encoded by the exons ATGAACAAGCTGTTGATTGTCCTTTTGGCTGTGTGCCTCGTTggt ACTCATGCCTTTGTGAAACGCGATGCGCCTGCAGGAGAGAATCAGTTGGAAAACATACAGAAGCAGTTGCAGGAATTCTCAAAGAACTTCAACAACCAAATGGCCAGTACTTTCGACCCTGATACCATGAAGAGGAATTTGAACCAGTTTGCCGAAAGCATCAACAAAGCT ATGAGTGACATGAAAAACAAGCCACCGGCAGCATAG
- the LOC118269845 gene encoding uncharacterized protein LOC118269845 produces the protein MFWKCTVFICVLSVLVNGDPITISPTNFMSSTPATLNLDSLKQNMAEFRECIDNSLANVAGDVNEVHLRPLIGAIGDHINRFSRAYDELLGVKQE, from the exons ATGTTTTGGAAGTGTacagtttttatttgtgttctGTCGGTGTTggtt AATGGAGATCCAATCACCATCAGTCCTACCAACTTTATGTCCTCTACTCCTGCAACGCTTAACTTAGACAGTTTAAAGCAAAACATGGCGGAGTTCAGAGAATGCATTGACAACAGCCTGGCAAATGTAGCTGGAGATGTGAATGAAGTTCATCTGCGACCACTCATTGGTGCCATTGGAGATCATATAAATCGATTTTCTAGAGCA tatgATGAACTGCTCGGCGTTAAACAAGAATGA